A single genomic interval of Sphingobacteriales bacterium harbors:
- a CDS encoding T9SS type A sorting domain-containing protein, whose product MKKTLLALILVAISYMGMAQTATDFTVDDCSGNSHNLFTELDAGKVVVLCWVMPCPPCVGPSFTTYNVVQSYAQNYPNTVYMYLCDDYANTACASINSWANTNGLTNTIRFSNKDINMKDYGTTGMPKIVVVGGANHTVFYNANNSVDATDLQKAINTALTATNINDVNSNASTLSVFPNPSGNFAEVKFSLTKTSDIALELFNIEGKFIQTIYSGKLDAGENKIKINLDAVSSGMYLVKFSDGTANQFINFVKAN is encoded by the coding sequence ATGAAAAAAACGCTATTGGCCTTAATTTTAGTTGCCATTTCCTATATGGGCATGGCGCAAACCGCAACTGATTTTACTGTTGATGATTGCAGTGGCAACTCGCATAACCTTTTTACCGAATTAGATGCGGGCAAAGTAGTAGTGCTTTGTTGGGTAATGCCCTGCCCGCCTTGTGTAGGCCCCTCATTTACTACTTACAATGTAGTGCAAAGCTATGCACAGAACTACCCTAATACTGTTTACATGTATTTGTGCGATGATTATGCCAACACTGCTTGCGCCTCTATCAACAGTTGGGCAAATACAAACGGGCTTACAAACACCATTCGGTTTTCAAACAAGGATATCAACATGAAAGATTACGGCACAACCGGCATGCCTAAAATTGTTGTTGTGGGCGGGGCAAATCATACTGTTTTTTACAATGCCAACAACAGCGTAGATGCAACCGACTTGCAAAAGGCAATTAATACCGCGCTCACTGCCACAAATATAAATGACGTAAATAGCAACGCAAGTACGCTAAGCGTTTTCCCTAACCCCTCGGGTAATTTTGCCGAAGTAAAATTTAGCCTCACTAAAACTTCTGATATTGCGCTCGAACTTTTTAATATCGAGGGAAAATTTATCCAAACAATTTATTCCGGAAAATTAGATGCCGGAGAAAACAAAATTAAAATTAACCTCGATGCAGTTTCATCCGGAATGTACCTGGTTAAATTTTCTGATGGCACTGCAAACCAGTTCATCAATTTTGTAAAGGCAAATTAA
- a CDS encoding tetratricopeptide repeat protein, which translates to MKQFLLLFFSGCVLFALATNFATAQQTEEQRLAHQYYTNGEYEKAVILFEKLEADGKTNLIYSNYFKTLLALKEYAKAEALVRSQLKNRKNDVLLLIDLGLLYKAQGETAKANEQFKKALETKDVNMLNLLARTYTDNAEYDFAIEAHQKINQIDPQRGANYGYQLAGLYQKKGDDEKMIATYLEFAAVSENNLQQVKNVFQELLDKPETADELQKQLYAHIQKDPENIDYPDLLSWVFIQQKDFESALIQVKALDKRLNENGTRLLDLARLALIEREYDAAIEAYEVVVAKGANNTMYSIARSALLNARMRKIKETNTYTQQDIDTLVAQYTAYLDETGKNGNTITTLRELAQLKAFYQNDLPSAIALLESVVEMPNLNQSAKARVKLDLGDYFLMKNEVWEATLLYSQVDKALKDDVLGEEARFRNAKLSYYIGDFEWAQSQLDVLKASTSELISNDAIDLSVFITDNYGLDTTTVPMEMFARADLLLLQNQTLAATKTLDSINAAFPNHVLDDDILFKRGQIALKKQDFKTAATYFETVAEKYKTEILADNAVFALAELYELNLNDKDKARALYQSIITDFAGSLFIVEARKRFRKLRGDDIN; encoded by the coding sequence ATGAAGCAGTTTTTGTTGCTTTTTTTCTCCGGATGTGTTCTGTTTGCCCTTGCTACCAATTTTGCCACAGCACAGCAAACCGAAGAGCAGCGTTTGGCGCACCAGTACTATACCAACGGCGAGTATGAGAAAGCGGTTATTTTGTTTGAAAAATTAGAAGCTGATGGCAAAACAAATTTAATTTATAGCAACTATTTTAAAACATTATTGGCCTTAAAAGAGTACGCCAAAGCCGAAGCCTTAGTGCGCAGCCAACTTAAAAACCGCAAAAACGATGTGTTATTGCTTATAGATTTAGGCTTGCTGTACAAAGCACAGGGCGAAACGGCTAAAGCCAACGAGCAATTTAAAAAAGCCCTCGAAACAAAAGATGTAAACATGTTAAACTTGTTGGCGCGTACTTATACCGATAATGCCGAATACGATTTTGCCATTGAAGCCCACCAAAAAATTAATCAAATTGACCCCCAAAGAGGGGCTAACTATGGCTACCAATTAGCGGGTTTATACCAAAAAAAGGGCGACGACGAAAAAATGATAGCCACTTATTTAGAGTTTGCTGCTGTTTCGGAAAATAATTTACAACAGGTTAAAAATGTTTTTCAAGAGTTGTTAGATAAACCCGAAACTGCCGATGAATTGCAAAAACAACTGTATGCACATATTCAAAAAGACCCCGAAAATATTGATTATCCGGATTTATTATCGTGGGTATTTATTCAACAGAAAGATTTTGAATCGGCATTAATACAGGTAAAAGCCTTAGATAAACGGCTAAACGAAAATGGCACTCGCCTGTTAGACCTTGCCCGCTTAGCACTAATTGAACGCGAATACGATGCCGCCATTGAGGCTTACGAAGTAGTGGTGGCAAAAGGTGCCAATAATACCATGTATAGCATTGCGCGCAGTGCTTTGTTAAATGCCCGGATGCGCAAAATTAAAGAAACAAACACCTATACCCAACAGGATATTGATACCTTGGTTGCACAATATACCGCCTATTTAGATGAAACGGGCAAAAATGGCAATACCATTACCACCCTTCGCGAACTGGCACAGCTTAAAGCGTTTTACCAAAACGATTTGCCCTCGGCCATTGCCCTGCTCGAAAGTGTAGTTGAAATGCCTAACCTTAACCAAAGTGCCAAAGCCCGCGTAAAACTTGACCTTGGCGACTATTTTTTAATGAAAAACGAAGTTTGGGAGGCTACTTTGCTATACTCGCAAGTTGATAAAGCCCTAAAAGACGATGTGCTGGGCGAAGAAGCGCGTTTTAGAAATGCCAAACTAAGCTATTATATTGGCGATTTTGAATGGGCGCAGTCGCAATTAGATGTGTTAAAAGCTTCAACATCAGAGTTAATTAGCAACGATGCCATTGACTTATCGGTATTTATAACCGACAATTACGGCTTAGACACCACCACTGTTCCGATGGAAATGTTTGCCCGTGCCGATTTATTGCTGCTTCAAAACCAAACCCTTGCTGCAACAAAAACCCTCGATTCTATTAATGCGGCCTTTCCTAACCACGTTCTTGACGATGATATTTTATTTAAACGAGGTCAAATAGCACTAAAAAAACAAGATTTTAAAACGGCAGCGACTTATTTTGAAACCGTAGCCGAAAAATATAAAACCGAAATTTTGGCCGATAATGCCGTTTTTGCCTTAGCCGAGTTGTACGAACTTAACCTTAACGACAAAGATAAAGCGCGGGCACTATATCAAAGTATCATTACCGATTTTGCAGGCAGTTTGTTTATTGTAGAAGCGCGTAAACGCTTCCGGAAACTGCGCGGCGACGATATAAACTAA
- a CDS encoding S8 family serine peptidase, producing the protein MRSFLLAFIIVAFANCPFLNLNLAAQPTNSHNNAKIQINPYKLAVQFALGTSLAQQKQILCEVNGLLPVQNHTYLQHTGIVVVKLNPQLTQAQTLQTAETLIQNEKIIGVNEILRDASSGGEVGLLNQVFFRILTTNANAKPNLTSIQQHPDVLAIVPHQYLPNVYTAKLRKHAFNAQTVAAYISRQPNITWAEPNYLLTLDVHKVNDPLYKYQWAHKNDGSALQYNGTPDADMDIEDAWFYTMGDPNIKVAVLDSGVDTNHIDLVGNLLPGYDATGGGTKGYPSIEKESDAHGTACAGIIAAKADNNEGVAGIAPNCKIIPIRIFFYVDTIEIPGFGKLPYSTSEYMADAFGWASLTAQADVLSNSWGLPPFLKNLLPGNGGPQLVEESIAQAITAGRNGLGLPTFFSSGNVGDLPQWPMDIVTEAIAVNSSSMCDERKHPQSCDGEDWWEGNWGAGLDISAPGVKIATCDPSGSYGYESGNYTYTFNGTSSACPNAAGVMALILSVNPSLSFKQAYGLLCTHADKVGGYAYDSTATYGTWSKELGYGRINALNAVAYASITKGVDNDIAIKNNLSNLVIMPSVSGVGQNIRIVLPDENLQINNLNLCVYNVLGQIVHHQRLSSPNNNNNNNNATSKTAINIAAPSLSGLYFVVLLSEVGTPISSGKIMVQ; encoded by the coding sequence ATGCGCTCATTTTTACTTGCTTTTATTATTGTTGCGTTTGCAAATTGCCCATTTTTAAATTTAAATTTAGCGGCACAACCAACAAATAGCCATAACAATGCCAAAATCCAAATTAACCCCTATAAACTGGCGGTACAGTTTGCCTTAGGCACATCGCTTGCACAACAAAAGCAAATATTATGCGAGGTAAACGGGCTTTTACCAGTACAAAACCACACCTATTTGCAACATACCGGCATTGTGGTTGTAAAATTAAACCCGCAACTAACGCAGGCACAAACATTACAAACTGCCGAAACGCTTATTCAAAACGAAAAAATTATTGGCGTAAACGAAATACTGCGCGATGCCAGCTCAGGAGGCGAAGTCGGCCTACTCAATCAGGTTTTTTTCCGGATATTAACTACAAATGCCAATGCCAAACCTAATTTAACATCCATACAGCAACATCCCGATGTTTTAGCTATTGTACCCCATCAATATTTGCCCAATGTTTACACCGCAAAACTGCGCAAACACGCTTTTAATGCCCAAACAGTAGCTGCTTATATAAGTCGCCAGCCCAATATAACCTGGGCTGAACCTAATTACCTGCTTACCCTCGATGTACACAAGGTAAACGACCCGCTTTACAAATACCAATGGGCACACAAAAACGACGGCTCGGCCTTGCAATACAACGGCACCCCCGATGCCGATATGGACATTGAAGATGCTTGGTTTTACACTATGGGAGATCCCAATATTAAAGTAGCCGTTTTAGACTCGGGGGTAGATACTAACCATATTGATTTGGTTGGCAATCTACTGCCCGGATACGATGCTACCGGCGGCGGCACCAAAGGCTACCCCAGTATCGAAAAAGAATCGGATGCGCATGGCACGGCCTGCGCAGGTATTATTGCTGCCAAAGCCGACAACAACGAAGGCGTAGCCGGCATAGCCCCTAACTGCAAAATTATTCCTATCCGGATATTTTTTTACGTTGATACCATTGAAATTCCCGGATTTGGCAAACTGCCCTACTCTACCAGCGAATATATGGCCGATGCCTTTGGCTGGGCAAGCCTAACCGCCCAGGCCGATGTATTAAGTAACTCGTGGGGATTACCCCCATTTTTAAAAAATTTATTGCCCGGAAACGGCGGCCCCCAATTAGTTGAAGAGTCCATAGCACAAGCCATAACAGCAGGCCGTAACGGCTTGGGTTTGCCCACTTTTTTTTCGAGTGGCAATGTGGGCGATTTACCACAATGGCCCATGGATATAGTAACCGAGGCTATTGCCGTAAACTCTTCGAGCATGTGCGACGAGCGCAAGCACCCGCAGTCGTGCGATGGCGAGGATTGGTGGGAAGGTAATTGGGGTGCCGGTTTGGATATTAGCGCGCCAGGTGTTAAAATTGCCACTTGCGACCCCTCTGGCAGCTATGGCTACGAAAGCGGCAACTACACCTACACCTTTAACGGCACCTCATCGGCTTGCCCTAATGCAGCAGGTGTAATGGCACTCATTTTATCTGTTAACCCAAGTTTGTCGTTTAAACAAGCGTATGGCCTGCTTTGCACCCACGCCGACAAAGTGGGCGGCTACGCCTACGACTCAACAGCTACTTACGGTACATGGAGCAAAGAATTGGGCTATGGCCGCATCAATGCGCTAAATGCAGTAGCCTACGCCTCAATAACAAAAGGAGTTGATAATGATATTGCTATAAAAAACAACTTATCTAACTTGGTAATTATGCCATCGGTGAGTGGCGTAGGGCAAAATATCCGGATAGTATTACCTGATGAAAACCTGCAAATCAACAATCTAAATTTATGTGTTTATAATGTATTAGGTCAAATTGTGCACCATCAGCGCTTGTCATCGCCAAACAACAACAACAACAACAACAATGCAACCTCAAAAACCGCAATAAACATAGCAGCGCCGTCGCTTAGCGGCCTTTATTTTGTAGTATTGCTGTCTGAGGTAGGCACACCTATTTCGAGTGGCAAAATAATGGTTCAGTAA
- a CDS encoding NAD(P)-dependent oxidoreductase: MNKKQNVLITGSSGTVGLEVLKQLYNKSENFNLTVFDIKIPKTEKIYSKYKDKIEVVYGDISNFEDVKKISTDKDFVIHLAALIPPAADEHPELAYKINTQGTENLVRNLEVFSPNCFFLYSSSISVYGDRVKTPDITVNDKLQASEGDEYAISKIEAEKIIINSKLNWSIFRLAAIMGNHKISKLMFHMPLDTSLEIATPHDTALAFVNAIEKADLISKKIFNLGGGENYRISYADFLNRSFEISGLGKADFPKFAFASKNFHCGYYQDGEILEKILHFRNGTIDDYFNNMAKQTNKLIYFLTSIFRRSIKNNLLKKSEPYLAYKNKDTKLMNRFFNN; this comes from the coding sequence ATGAATAAAAAACAAAATGTGCTAATTACCGGCAGTTCAGGAACGGTGGGTCTTGAAGTTTTAAAACAACTTTACAACAAAAGCGAAAACTTTAACCTTACCGTTTTTGATATTAAAATCCCAAAAACAGAAAAAATATACTCGAAATACAAGGATAAAATTGAGGTGGTTTACGGCGATATTTCTAATTTTGAAGATGTTAAAAAAATTAGTACCGACAAAGATTTTGTAATTCATCTGGCGGCATTAATTCCACCTGCCGCTGACGAACATCCTGAACTGGCCTACAAAATAAATACACAGGGAACAGAAAATTTAGTTCGAAATCTTGAAGTGTTTTCGCCAAACTGTTTTTTCCTGTATAGCTCCTCTATATCTGTTTACGGCGACAGGGTAAAAACTCCGGATATAACCGTAAACGACAAGCTTCAGGCAAGCGAAGGCGATGAATATGCTATATCAAAGATAGAAGCAGAAAAAATTATTATTAATTCAAAACTGAACTGGTCAATTTTTAGGCTTGCCGCCATCATGGGCAATCATAAAATATCTAAACTTATGTTTCACATGCCGTTGGATACGAGTTTAGAAATTGCAACACCCCACGACACTGCATTGGCTTTTGTAAATGCAATTGAAAAGGCCGATTTGATTTCAAAAAAGATATTTAATTTAGGCGGCGGCGAAAATTACAGAATCAGTTATGCCGATTTTTTAAATCGTTCCTTTGAAATTTCCGGATTAGGAAAAGCCGATTTCCCAAAGTTTGCCTTTGCCAGCAAAAACTTTCATTGTGGCTATTATCAAGACGGTGAAATTTTAGAAAAAATACTACATTTCAGAAACGGAACCATCGATGATTATTTTAATAATATGGCCAAACAAACAAACAAATTAATATACTTTTTAACAAGCATTTTCAGGCGCAGTATTAAAAATAATTTGCTTAAAAAATCGGAGCCTTACTTAGCCTATAAAAATAAGGATACCAAATTAATGAACCGCTTTTTTAACAACTAA
- the rho gene encoding transcription termination factor Rho, which produces MQYDILQLNEMLVNELRDVAENLNVSNYRKLNKQALIFKILDHQTATGTIINQNTAILSPPPPSTTDTQPETSLQTGKTKRIIKKPANLLNNSNIDNIINAADTPLPPTNPIAKDAPPKDETTNYVNNSNNDGIKEQKDKGKKLRERIIKKPNQDAGEASKTANTLKEAIEELETEAKMAPQNFERHKPKTLHKKNNTNSDSNNEEAKQNNIQKSSNNNQTQGILNQPTNQNKPNNNNNNNTERREADRDRDKDRDRDKDRDRDKDRDRDRDRDRDRDRDRHRERNRPNNNNTNNNNIAVTPVEDEFNLEADAIIQGEGVLELMADGFGFLRSADYNYLNSPDDIYVAPSQIKAFGLKPGDSITGLIRAPKEGEKYFAFIQPLTIGGRPADQMRDRVPFDYLTPLFPDEKLSLFTDHNNYSTRIIDLFTPIGKGQRGLIVAPPKAGKTWLLKDIANAIARNHPEVYLIILLIDERPEEVTDMQRSVKAEVIASTFDEPADQHVKVSGLVLQKAKRLVEAGHDVVILLDSITRLARAHNTVAPASGKVLSGGVEANALHKPKKFFGAARNIENGGSLTILATALIETGSRMDEVIFEEFKGTGNMELVLDRRLANKRIYPAVDVVASSTRRDDLLLDRETLQRMFILRNHLADMTDEEAMNFLLDHMRGTRSNEEFLISMNG; this is translated from the coding sequence ATGCAATACGACATTTTGCAACTAAATGAAATGCTAGTAAACGAGCTGCGCGATGTAGCTGAAAACTTAAATGTTTCAAACTACCGCAAGTTAAACAAACAGGCTCTGATTTTTAAAATATTAGATCATCAAACGGCAACTGGCACAATAATTAACCAAAATACTGCTATACTTTCGCCACCACCACCTTCGACAACCGACACACAGCCCGAAACTTCGCTCCAAACAGGGAAAACAAAACGAATTATAAAAAAACCGGCTAATTTATTAAACAATAGCAATATAGACAATATTATAAACGCCGCTGACACCCCCTTGCCCCCTACAAACCCAATCGCCAAAGATGCCCCACCCAAGGACGAAACTACTAACTACGTTAACAACAGCAACAACGATGGCATTAAGGAACAAAAAGATAAAGGTAAAAAACTGCGCGAACGTATAATTAAAAAGCCAAATCAAGATGCCGGCGAAGCATCAAAAACGGCTAATACTTTAAAAGAAGCAATTGAAGAGTTAGAGACTGAGGCAAAAATGGCACCTCAAAATTTTGAACGCCATAAACCAAAAACGCTTCATAAAAAAAACAACACCAATAGCGATAGTAATAACGAAGAGGCGAAACAAAATAATATTCAAAAAAGCAGCAATAACAACCAAACTCAAGGCATATTAAACCAGCCAACCAACCAAAACAAACCCAATAATAACAACAATAACAATACAGAGCGCCGCGAAGCCGACCGCGACCGCGATAAAGACAGAGACCGCGATAAAGACAGAGACCGCGATAAAGACAGAGACCGCGATAGAGATAGAGATAGAGATAGAGATAGAGACCGACACCGCGAAAGGAACCGCCCAAACAATAACAACACTAATAACAATAATATTGCCGTTACACCCGTCGAAGACGAATTTAACCTTGAGGCCGATGCGATTATTCAAGGCGAAGGTGTATTGGAATTAATGGCAGATGGTTTTGGATTTTTGCGCTCGGCAGACTACAATTACCTAAACTCGCCGGATGATATTTATGTAGCCCCTTCGCAAATTAAAGCCTTCGGGCTAAAACCCGGCGACAGCATAACCGGCCTGATACGCGCACCCAAAGAGGGCGAAAAATATTTTGCTTTTATACAGCCACTTACTATTGGTGGCCGACCCGCCGACCAAATGCGCGACCGCGTACCCTTTGATTACCTTACTCCACTTTTTCCGGATGAAAAATTAAGCCTATTTACCGACCATAACAATTACAGCACGCGCATAATTGACCTATTTACGCCTATTGGCAAAGGTCAGCGCGGACTTATAGTTGCGCCTCCAAAAGCTGGTAAAACCTGGTTGCTAAAAGATATTGCCAACGCCATTGCTCGCAACCACCCCGAAGTTTACCTCATTATTTTATTGATTGACGAACGCCCCGAAGAGGTTACCGATATGCAACGAAGCGTAAAGGCCGAAGTTATTGCATCTACCTTTGATGAGCCTGCCGATCAACACGTAAAAGTATCGGGCTTGGTACTACAAAAGGCAAAACGTTTAGTCGAGGCTGGCCACGACGTTGTAATTTTGCTCGACTCAATAACCCGCCTTGCGCGCGCTCACAACACCGTTGCACCCGCTTCGGGCAAAGTACTGTCGGGTGGTGTTGAGGCCAATGCACTGCATAAACCCAAAAAGTTTTTTGGTGCAGCCCGCAATATCGAAAATGGAGGCTCGCTAACCATTTTGGCCACCGCACTTATTGAAACCGGCTCGCGGATGGACGAGGTAATTTTTGAAGAATTTAAAGGAACCGGCAATATGGAATTAGTGCTCGACCGCCGCTTGGCAAACAAACGCATTTATCCGGCTGTTGATGTAGTAGCCTCCTCAACCCGCCGAGACGACCTGCTGCTTGACCGCGAAACCCTACAACGCATGTTTATATTGCGCAACCACCTGGCCGATATGACCGACGAAGAAGCCATGAATTTTTTACTTGACCACATGCGCGGAACCCGCTCGAACGAAGAGTTTTTAATTTCGATGAACGGATAG
- a CDS encoding MgtC/SapB family protein — MDLTLNWPDIAKLLIAVFVGAVIGSEREYHNKSAGFRTIILICFAACLFTILSLKIGSSSPDRIAANIVTGIGFLGAGAIFKEENRISGLTTAAIIWASAALGMCIGANYISLALIGFLVVVAVLFILNKLEQVIDLENETHRYTIATRAGSDLLFEYKALFEKNSLIVIKWEVAKKGGLLIGKAQVSGRHAHHDVFIRAALDDARIEEFVF; from the coding sequence ATGGACTTAACCCTTAATTGGCCAGATATTGCCAAACTTTTAATTGCCGTTTTTGTAGGCGCAGTCATTGGCTCAGAGCGCGAATACCATAACAAATCTGCCGGATTTAGAACAATTATTTTAATTTGTTTTGCTGCTTGTTTGTTCACCATTTTATCTTTAAAAATTGGCAGTTCCTCGCCCGACCGTATTGCCGCCAATATTGTTACCGGCATAGGCTTTTTGGGCGCAGGTGCTATTTTTAAAGAAGAAAACCGAATATCGGGCCTTACTACGGCAGCTATTATTTGGGCGTCGGCAGCCTTGGGCATGTGTATTGGTGCAAATTATATTAGTTTGGCCTTAATAGGCTTTTTAGTTGTAGTTGCTGTGTTGTTTATACTTAACAAGCTCGAACAGGTGATTGACCTTGAAAATGAAACCCACCGTTATACCATTGCCACCCGCGCCGGCTCAGATTTATTGTTCGAGTACAAAGCTTTATTTGAAAAAAACTCGTTAATTGTAATAAAATGGGAGGTAGCCAAAAAGGGCGGTTTATTAATTGGCAAAGCACAGGTTAGTGGCCGCCACGCCCACCACGATGTTTTTATACGAGCAGCCCTTGATGATGCCCGTATTGAGGAGTTTGTATTTTAA
- a CDS encoding amino acid permease translates to MSNYLFRKKSLENIQRDVAQGSENPDEHFEGLSRSLGVRDLTFMGIAAIIGAGSFSSMGSACASGGPGVVLLFIICGIACGFTALCYAEFASRVPVSGSAYTYAYASFGELFAWIIGWALLMEYAIGNIYVAFAWSGYFTNLLDSVGLHLPEWLTCNYKSASLAAASGNAPGEALTAWQTAPMLGSLRIIFDLPALCINLLVTALVYIGVKESRNVGNAMVILKLAILVIVILVGAFYIDIDNWTPFLPNGFGGVMAGVSSVFFAYIGFDAVSTLADESKNPERDLPRGILNSLVICTIVYVVLALVITGMVVYTSLGVTDPLAEVFALKGVKWMVYLVSVGAVIAITTVLLVFQLGQPRIWLSMSRDGLLPKPFQKIHPKYKTPSFATIITGLVVGVPILFTDEQFVLDFTSIATIFAFILVCGGVLLLPKRDALKAKQEGGFALPYINGKWLVTVILCSILTILLIFSSTRQYLISLFDTTQLATNLPMLVFMLFSVIIAVLSYRKNYSLIPVLGVITCSYLLTGMTLINWLWFLAWLALGLVIYFAYSRHHSKLNTKG, encoded by the coding sequence ATGAGCAACTACCTTTTCCGGAAAAAATCATTAGAAAACATCCAACGAGATGTAGCGCAAGGGTCTGAAAACCCCGATGAACACTTTGAAGGGCTTTCGAGGTCGTTAGGTGTGCGCGACCTTACTTTTATGGGTATTGCCGCTATTATTGGCGCGGGCAGTTTTAGCTCTATGGGCTCGGCTTGTGCCAGCGGTGGGCCGGGTGTGGTGCTGCTTTTTATTATTTGTGGCATTGCCTGCGGTTTTACTGCTTTATGTTATGCCGAGTTTGCCTCGCGGGTGCCCGTATCGGGTAGCGCCTATACGTATGCGTATGCCTCGTTTGGCGAACTGTTTGCCTGGATTATTGGCTGGGCGCTGCTAATGGAGTACGCCATTGGCAATATTTATGTGGCATTTGCTTGGAGTGGTTATTTTACAAACCTGCTCGACTCGGTGGGGCTACACCTGCCCGAATGGCTTACGTGTAATTACAAGTCGGCAAGTTTGGCGGCAGCATCCGGAAATGCCCCCGGCGAAGCACTTACCGCTTGGCAAACCGCCCCCATGCTGGGCAGTTTGCGCATCATTTTCGACCTTCCGGCGCTTTGTATTAACCTATTAGTTACCGCTTTAGTCTATATTGGCGTTAAAGAATCGCGCAATGTTGGCAACGCTATGGTAATATTAAAACTGGCTATTTTGGTAATTGTTATTTTGGTAGGCGCGTTTTATATTGATATTGACAACTGGACACCCTTTTTGCCTAACGGCTTTGGAGGGGTAATGGCGGGCGTTTCGTCGGTATTTTTTGCCTATATTGGCTTCGATGCCGTCTCGACCCTTGCCGATGAAAGCAAAAATCCGGAGCGCGATTTGCCGCGCGGCATTTTAAACTCGTTAGTAATTTGCACTATTGTTTACGTAGTTCTTGCTTTGGTTATAACGGGCATGGTGGTTTACACCTCGTTAGGCGTTACCGACCCCTTAGCCGAGGTGTTTGCCCTTAAAGGTGTTAAATGGATGGTTTATTTGGTTTCGGTAGGTGCGGTTATTGCCATTACAACGGTGCTGTTAGTTTTTCAGTTGGGGCAGCCGCGCATTTGGTTAAGCATGAGCAGAGATGGATTACTGCCTAAACCATTTCAAAAAATACATCCTAAATACAAAACGCCCTCGTTTGCAACCATTATTACCGGATTAGTGGTGGGCGTGCCCATTTTATTTACAGACGAGCAGTTTGTACTTGATTTTACAAGTATTGCCACTATTTTTGCTTTTATTTTAGTGTGTGGCGGGGTTTTGTTATTGCCCAAACGCGATGCCCTAAAAGCCAAACAAGAAGGAGGTTTTGCCCTACCTTATATTAACGGCAAATGGTTGGTAACGGTAATTCTATGCAGTATTTTGACTATTTTATTAATTTTTAGCAGCACAAGGCAATACTTAATTAGTTTGTTTGATACAACACAGTTGGCAACCAATTTGCCCATGCTTGTTTTTATGCTGTTTAGTGTAATTATTGCCGTTTTAAGCTATCGCAAAAACTACTCGCTTATACCTGTTTTGGGCGTTATAACCTGCTCGTACCTTTTAACCGGCATGACGCTTATTAATTGGCTTTGGTTTTTAGCATGGTTAGCCTTGGGTTTGGTGATATATTTTGCCTATAGCCGGCACCACAGCAAGCTAAATACAAAAGGCTAA